The region TTGAAGTTTATGAGGTTGGATCGGAGAGAGATTGACCTTTTTTTGCCTGAGCAGTGTTGTTATTTGTGGAGTAAGCAGTGGTGAGTACTTTAATTGTAGAGTTTGTGTTACACAGTTCGTCAGTTGAAAGTCAAGCCTGTGATCAACTAACTCTTTGATTTATATAGTATGTATGGTGCGAAAAAATCGAGTTTGTATATTTGTTATTTGATTTTCGATACAAATTTGATGCTGAGTTATTGGTTTTATTGGCGCTGCAAACAAACGTTTTGGGATGGAAAACAAAGTTTTTGGGTAGCAGTGATAGGTGCTAGCCTCTGATGGCTCTTTGATATTTTGCTTGGCTAAGTATCAAGTGCTGGATGTCTGACAGGTCGCGATTTTAGCGGCAACGCTTTTTGAATGTATTCGCCTGCTACAAGGTCGGTTCGACGCGCTTGATCTAAGTACGACGTGCTTCCATCATTCGTTAATGCCGTTGAGTCGCCATGACTGACCCTAACGCAAGGACCCGCGTTTCGCCCGAAACGCCACAACACAATGGAAGTGAAGACAGTGGTATTGCATCACTCGTCGTCATTGCCCAGTTGTCCGGCGTCGCCATCAGCGCCGACCGCCTCAAACACCTGTCAGGGCTGTCCCGGCCTATCGATGCCTTGACGTTGGTGCGTCTGGCCCGGCAGGTCGCGCTCAAGGCCCGCTCTACCACCAGCCAGATCAGCCGCATTGCGCAGACGCCGCTTCCCGCTATCGCCGAACTTCGGGACGGACGCTTTCTGGTCGTGGCCAAGTGTGCGAACGACAACGTCTTGCTGCACGATGAAGTGCAACAGCGCACCTTTCAACTCACCTTGGCCGAGTTTGAACAAATCTGGTCCGGTCGTTTAATCCTGATTACTTCCCGCGCCATCCTGGCACAAGGCGGCGGCAAGTTTGATATGTCGTGGTTCATTCCGTCGATTGTCAAATATCGCAAACAATTTCTGGAAGTGTTGGCTGGCTCGTTTTTCCTGCAACTATTCGGTTTGGTTTCGCCGTTATTTATGCAGGTCGTGATTGATAAAGTGCTGGTGCACAAATCAATGTCGACTCTGGATGTATTGGCGTTCGGCCTGATTACCATCTCCGTGTTCGAAGCATTACTGGGTGGATTGCGCACTTACGTGTTCAGCCATACCACCAACCGGGTCGATGTCGAACTGGGTGCGCGCCTGTTCAATCACTTGCTGGGGCTGCCGCTGGCGTATTTCCAGGCGCGGCGAGTGGGCGACAGTGTGGCGCGGGTGCGCGAGCTGGAAAATATCCGCAACTTCCTCACCGGTAACGCGTTGACCGTGGCCATGGATATGTTTTTCACCCTGGTGTTCTTCGCGGTGATGTTGACCTATTCGCCCATGCTGACCTTGATCGTGTTTATCTCGTTGCCGTGCTACATCGCCTTGTCGGTCATCGTGACGCCAGTGCTCAAGGCCCGACTCGATGAAAAATTTCGCCGTAGCTCGGAAAACCAATCGTTCCTGGTGGAGTCGGTGACCGGCATCGAAACCATCAAGTCGATGGCCGTCGAACCCTTGATGCAGCGTCGCTGGGAAGAACAGCTGGCCGGCTACGTGTCCAGCGCCTTCAAGGCTTCCAGCCTTTCCAGTTCGGCCAATCAAGTGGCGTCCCTGATCAGTAAGCTCACCACCGCGGCCTTGTTGTGGTTTGGCGCCAGGCTGGTCATCGGTGGCGACCTTTCGGTGGGCGAACTGATTGCCTTCAATATGCTCTCCGGTCGGGTCAGCGGCCCGGTCTTGCGTCTGGCGCAACTGTGGCAAGACTTTCAGCAAGTGCGGCTGTCGATGGACCGCTTGGGCGACATCCTCGACAACCGCGCGGAATCCGGCGTCTCTGCCGGGCAAGCTTCAATGCCGCCGGTCAAGGGTGAAGTGGTGTTCGATCGGGTGGTGTTTCGCTACCGCGCCGACGGTCCGGAGATTCTGCGCGGTTTGTCATTGACCGCCGCAGCCGGCGCCGTCATCGGCATCGTCGGCCCCTCCGGTTCTGGCAAAAGTACCCTGACCAAATTGATCCAGCGCCTCTATTCACCCGAGCGCGGACGGGTACTGATCGACGGCATGGATTTGTCGGTGCTCGATCCCGCGTCACTGCGGCGGCAGATCGGAGTGGTCCTGCAAGAGAACATGCTGTTCAAAGGCACGGTGCGCGACAACATCGCCTTCGCTTCGCCGGGCATGCACTTTGATCAGGTGGTCGAAGCCGCAGAACTGGCCGGTGCCCACGAGTTCATCCTGGAACTGCCGCAAGGTTACGACACCGAACTGGGGGAGCGCGGCAATGGTTTGTCCGGTGGTCAGCGCCAACGCATCGCCATCGCGCGGGCACTGGTGACCAATCCGAAAATCCTGATCTTTGACGAAGCCACTTCCGCACTGGACGCAGAATCGGAATCGATCATTCACGGCAACATGCACAAGATCTGTAAGGATCGTACGGTGTTCATCATCGCTCACCGGTTGTCGGCGGTCAGAATTGCCCAACGGATCATCACGGTCGAGAAAGGCCTCATCGTCGAAGAAGGCAGCCACGACGAGCTGCTGCAACAAGACGGTCGTTACGCCTCGCTGTGGCGTCATCAGACAGGGCACCTGCATGTCGCTGCTTAATCGATGGTTCCCACGGCTGCAGCATTACCGCGACATTGCCCGCGCGGCACTCGATGCTGAAAAAGCCCAAGGCAATCCCCTGCAACGCCAGCGTGACGAAGTCGAGTTTTTGCCGGCGGCGCTGGAGGTACTGGAAACGCCCGTGTCCCCGGTCGGTCGCGGCTTGATGTGGGCGCTGATGCTGTTGTTCGCCATTGCCCTGGTCTGGTCGACTGTCGGCAAACTCGACGTGGTTGCGGTGGCGGAGGGCAAGGTCGTCCCCAACGGCAAAAGCAAAACGATCCAACCGCTGGAAGCCGGCATCGTCAAGGCGATCCTGGTCGACAACGGCCAGCACGTGACCCAAGGCCAGGCCCTGATCGAACTGGACCCGACCGAGGCCACGGCGGATGTCGGTAAATCGAGGACGGCGCGGGTCGATGCAATGTTGACGATCAACCGCGCCCAAGCCCTGCTCGATGCGCAAACCGTCAATCGGACACCGACCGTCCAACCGGTGCCGGACGCTACCGAGGATCGACAACGAGATACCCAACGCTTCGCCGAAGGCGCCTTCTACGAACACCGCAGCAAACTCACCAGCTTGCGCTCGGAGTTGCAAAAACGCGTGCAGGAACTGCAAACCACCCAGCACAAAATCAGCAGCCTGCAGCAGACCTTGCCGATGACCCGCGCGGAAGAGGAGGACTACCAGACCTTGCTCCAGCAAAGCTACGTACCGCGCCATGCCTACCTGGAAAAGGTGCAAGCGCGCATCCAGCAGGAACAGGAGCTGGCCGGGCAACAGAGTTACGCCAAAGAACTGCAAGCCACGATCCAGGAACAACGCGACGACATCGACACCGCCATCGCGCAATTTCGCCGCGAACAACTCGACGCCCTCAATCAGGCGCAACAGCAACTGACCCAGGACCAGGGCGACGAAACCAAGTCCCGACAACGGCAATCGCAAACCCATTTGACTGCACCGGTGGGCGGCACCGTGCAGGAACTGGCCGTGCATACGATTGGCGGCGTCGTCACCCCGGCGCAAGCCCTGCTGGTGATTGTGCCGGACGACGCCGGACTGGAAGTTGAAGCGCAGATTCTCAACCGCGATATCGGCTTTGTCCGCCCGGGGCAGGACGCCGAAATCAAGCTGGATGCCTTTCCGTATACGCACTACGGGACTATTGCCGGCAAGGTCATGTCGATTTCCCAGGACGCGGTCAAGGACGACAAGTTGGGGCTGATTTATCCGGCAAGGATACAACTCAGTACGCATGTAGTTATGGCGGATGGAAAAAATTCAACTGGAGCCGGGGATGTCGAGTTCGGTGGAGATCAAGACCGAGCAGCGGCGGATTATTGAGTATCTGTTGACACCATTGTTGAAGTATCAGAGTGAGGCGTTGAGGGAACGGTGAAATATATGACCAGGTTGGGGATGAGGGGAGCTTTATGACGGCTAAAGAGAAGATGTCCTGGTTCACCGCGTTTTATCAGATGTGGGGCGGGAAAGCCGTTGGGCTTGGGAAAAATCATCGAGCGAAATCGGTATGGATGATAGCAGCGGTAATTTTATCCATTTTGGGTCCCCTATTTCAGATTATGCATAGCCAAAACTACTCAGGTGCCTTGCCGCCTGAGGCGCCTATGATAAAAACGACAGGCACATTCATTCGTTATATTGGGCATGCGGGTCTGAAAGAAGTGCCCTATATCGTGTTTACTACCGACAGTGGTATCACTTACCGCACTGAAGATATCGTCGCTCCTGGGGTGCTGTCCGACTTGGGCGATAAAAAGCCGCCCGTAAAAGTGTATGCCGAAGGCTTTCTTCTTAATAATGGGGCAGGCTCATTTTACCCGCTCTATTTGGCTAATCTGAATGGAGTACCTTTAGCCTCGTCAGATAAGTTGATGGCTCAGCTTTTGATCGGTAGAGATCCATTTTATTATAAAAAAATGGAGTTTATTTTGTTGATGGTTGTTATTTCTTGGGCAGGGGCGGCCTATTATGCTTGTCAACTGAGGAATCTGGGTTTGGAGAAAAATAGAAGGGGTGTTTGAGATTGATTTTTGCACAATTTCGTTGCAGGTCGTTTTTTGTTTGGCTGCACAGGGTGGGTGATTGATAGCGCATCAAGCGCGCGTAGCATGGGTTTATAAAATGGGTGTTATATATTTTTCACGCCACTTAAGTAGTGTGCGTGCAGGGGGTTATCATGTCTGAAATAACAACGCTCGATGCTCTTGCTAAACTCATCGGTGGTCAAATGATTGGCGGAGCCGCATCAAGTGCGGACGCCGCCAATGAAATAATAGCCACAACGGATACTAAGGAAACCGACTTTGGAAAAATCGCCGATAGCATAGTTGCAAGTTCTGATTTGGCGGGTATCGCTGCCGGTAATATTCAAATGTTTCAGCAGTTTTTGTCTGCGTCGAGTGAAGCGGGAGCTTTGGCTGCGGGACTTGCGACCAGGGCTGGAGCTATTGGAGTGGTCGCGAACATCCTGGCAATGGGTGACACTGCCCTGGAGCGAGGGTATGACAAAATCAAAACGGGTACCATTGTCAGTACCGTTGGAGGTGTATTGCTGACTGCTGGAACGGTGGCTCTTGCACCAGAGGCAGTCATAGCATTGGGCATTTTGGGTGCAGGCCTGACTATTGCCGGACTGACTAACCTGGGTACGGTTGGTAGTAACGAGGCTTGGCTCGCAAGTGCGTACAGTTCCATGGCTGACACGATAAAGCCTTACTACGACAGTCTTTCGATAGACGAACAGACCTCCTTCCAGAGTGCGCTGACAAATGCCGTTCAAAGCACTTTAAATGGCGGCATGTTGGTCCCGACAATCGATTCGGACGGTCAAATTGACGGGTATTCAATGCAAGCCCCGACTTCTGTCGTCCAACAGGATAATGGCAGTACGGTCAGCTACTTTGACGGTGGCATAGGGGTTGTATCTCCTGCCCCCGGCGATACCTCGTCAGGTTTAGTTTGGACTATTCCTCAGCCAGGCTCTGAAAACTCAGTAGAGATTTCAACGTACAAGGATGGAAGTTATACGTACAACAGCGTTGACCAAAGTCAAACAAAGATCAGCATTGACAGCAATACTGCAAACACAGCTACAGCGTCTGCTCAAAACGAGGAAATGATTCAGACGTCGTCAAACGGTAGTGTTAGCGCGACCTTGGGTGGCACAGGCGCTACCGCGAACTTAAACAACGCTAACGAGGTGTTGATTGATGGTGCTAGTGCGACAATAACGGGTTCCAACAACAACGTTAATGCCGGTGCAGATAGCCAAACCACCATCAATGGCTCCAGCAATAACATCACAGGCGATACTGGCGCCACAGTAGATCTGGCAAACGGATCGGACTGGGATGTCGTGACGATGATGAAAAATGGCGAAGTCATCATCGCTGACGCAGATACCGGAATAACCATCAACGCCAGCGACAGTACTGTGGCCATTGGCACCTATGCCAGCGTTTCAATCAACGGCAGCACTGACGTAGTTACTGGAGGCAATGGTGACAACGTCACCACCCAGGGAACTGGACAGAACATCACACTGGGTACTGGAAGTACATTGGTCATGACTGGCACCGATGAAGAAGCCAGCCTGTCCAACGGTACCGTTTGGTTGGGAGCGAACACAACACTGACCGGTAGTGGTTTAACCGGTTCCAACGATGTTTTAAACGTCAGCCAGAACGACTCCGTCGTCGAGAACGGCAAGGACGACACCGTTAACCTGAGTTCAGGTGACAGCCTGGTCAGCAATGGCGGGGGGAATAACATCATCAATGCTGGCGTAGATGACACTGTGGTCATCGACAGTATCACCGCGGGGTATACCGATACGGTGAACGCCACCGGTGATCAAAGCATCACCTTGGGCAACGACGTATCGGTCGATGTCGTGGGCAGTGGCAATACGATTTTCGTGGCAGGCACCGGCGACGTGTTGACGGACTCGGGCGACACGATTGCAAGCAGCAATGCCTCCCTGACGATAATGAACACCTCGGGGACTGCGGATCTTATCAGCGGCAGCAACGACACGATTACGGCCAACCACAGTTCGATTTCGTTCAGTGGGATGGACGAGGTTTTGTCTGGAGTCTATGACACGGTAGGGCTGGAAACGGGTAGTTCGCTGACGCTATCGCTCTATGACGACACCCTCAACCTGAGTTCAGGTGCCAGCGTGGTCATTAGTGGAGGCGTTGGCAGCGGAAACGTCATCAATGCTGGCGTTGATGACATCGTGGATATCGACAGTATGACTGCCGGGTATACCGATACGGTGAACGCCACAGGTGATCAGAGCATCACGTTGGGCAACGACGTGTCGGTTGATGTGGTGGGCGGTGGCAATACGATTTTCGTGGCAGGCACTGGCGATGTCTTGGCGGATTCGGGTGACACGATTGCAAGCAGCAATGTCTCCTTAACGATTATGAACACCTCGGGGGCTGCTGACCTTATCAGCGGCGACGGCGATACGATTACGGCCAACCACAGTTCGATTTCGTTCGGTGGGGTGGGTGAGGTTTTGTCCGGGGTCTATGACACGGTTGGGCTGGAAACGGGTAGTTCGCTGACGCTTTCGCTCTATGACGACACCCTCAACCTGAGTTCAGGTGCCAGCGTGTTCATTAGTGGCGGCGTTGGCAGCGGCAACATCATCAATGCTGGTGTTGATGACATCGTCGATATCGACAGTATGACTGCCGGGTATACCGATACCGTGAACGCCACGGGTGATCAAAGCATCACGTTGGGCAGCGACGTATCAGTCGATGTTGTGGGCAGTGGCAATACGATCACCGCCAATGGCGGCGATAGCGTGTCAGCCAATGGCGATACGATCCTGATCGCAGGAATCGGCAATTCGCTTGCGGGGGCGGGCGACACGATTTCAAGCAGCAATATCTCCTTAACGATTATGAACACCTCGGGGGCTGCCGATCTTATCAGCGGCGACGGTGACACGATTACAGCCAGCCACAGTTCGATAATGCTCAGTGGAGTGGGCGAGGTGATGTCCGGAAGCTATGACACGATCGTGGTGAACACGGGTAGTTCGGTGACGCTGACTAACTATGACGACACCATCAACCTCAGTTCAGGCGCCAGCCTGGTCACCAGTGGAGGGGGGCAACATTATCAATGCCGGTGTGGATTCCACCGTGTATATCGGCAGTACCACAATCGGTGCTGACGATACAGTGAACGCCACCGGTGATCAGAGCATCACCTTAGGCAGCGATGTATCAGTCGATGTGGTGGGCAGTGGCAATACGATTTTGGTTGCAGGCACCGGCGATGTGTTGTCGGGTTCGGGTGACACGATTTCAAGCAGTAATGTCTCGCTGACTATTTTGAATACCTCGGGTACTGCCGATCTTATCAGCGGTAACAACGACACCATTACGGCCAACCACAGTTCGATTTCGTTCAGTGGGATGGATGAGGTTTTGTCCGGAAACTACGACACGGTTGGGCTGGGCACGGGTAGTTCTGTGACGCTGACCAGCTATGACGAAACCCTCAATGTGAATTCGGGGGCCAGCGTCGTCATTAGCGGAGGAGGTAATAACATCATCAATGCTGGCGTTGATGACACCGTGGTCATCGACAGTATGTTTGCGGGATATATTGATACGGTGAACGCCACAGATGATCAGGGCATCATCTTGGGCAGCGACGTATCGGTCGATGTGGTGGGCGCTGGCAATACGATCACCGTCAATGGCGGCGATAGCGTGTCAGCGAATGGCGATACGATCCAGATTGCGGGAATCGACAATTCGCTTTCGGGTTCGGGCGATACGATTTCAAGCAGCAATGGCTCCTTGACGATTATGAACACCTCGGGGGCTGCCGATCTTATCAGCGGTAATAGCGACACGATTACAGCCAACCACAGTTCTATTATGTTCGGTGGGGTGGGCGAGGTGTTGTCTGGAAACTACGACACGGTTGGGCTGGGCACGAGTAGTTCTGTGACGCTGACCAGCTATGACGATTCCATCAACCTGAGTTCAGGTGCCGGTGTGGTCATCAGTGGAGGGGGAAACAACATCATCAATGCTGGCATTGATGACAGTGTTGTCATCAACAGTAGCTCTGACGGGTATGCCAATACAGTGAACGCCACGGGTGATCAGAACATCACTTTGGGCAGTGATGTATCGGTCAATGTGGTAGGCAGTGGTAATACGATTTTGGTGACAGGTACTGGCGATGTGTTGACGGACTCGGGAGACACGGTTTCAAGTAGCAATATCTCCCTGACGATTATGAACACCTCGGGTACTGCCGATTTTATCAGCGGCAACAACGACACGATTACAACCAACCGCAGTTCGATTATGTTCGGTGGGGTGGGCGAGGTGATGTCCGGAAACTACGACACGGTTGGGCTGGCCACGGGTAGTTCCGTGACACTGGCCAACTATGACGACACCGTCAACATGAGTTCAGGTGCCAGTGTGATCATTAGTGGAGGGGGAATAACATCATCAACGCTGGCGTTGATGACACCG is a window of Pseudomonas sp. 10S4 DNA encoding:
- a CDS encoding type I secretion system permease/ATPase, which gives rise to MTDPNARTRVSPETPQHNGSEDSGIASLVVIAQLSGVAISADRLKHLSGLSRPIDALTLVRLARQVALKARSTTSQISRIAQTPLPAIAELRDGRFLVVAKCANDNVLLHDEVQQRTFQLTLAEFEQIWSGRLILITSRAILAQGGGKFDMSWFIPSIVKYRKQFLEVLAGSFFLQLFGLVSPLFMQVVIDKVLVHKSMSTLDVLAFGLITISVFEALLGGLRTYVFSHTTNRVDVELGARLFNHLLGLPLAYFQARRVGDSVARVRELENIRNFLTGNALTVAMDMFFTLVFFAVMLTYSPMLTLIVFISLPCYIALSVIVTPVLKARLDEKFRRSSENQSFLVESVTGIETIKSMAVEPLMQRRWEEQLAGYVSSAFKASSLSSSANQVASLISKLTTAALLWFGARLVIGGDLSVGELIAFNMLSGRVSGPVLRLAQLWQDFQQVRLSMDRLGDILDNRAESGVSAGQASMPPVKGEVVFDRVVFRYRADGPEILRGLSLTAAAGAVIGIVGPSGSGKSTLTKLIQRLYSPERGRVLIDGMDLSVLDPASLRRQIGVVLQENMLFKGTVRDNIAFASPGMHFDQVVEAAELAGAHEFILELPQGYDTELGERGNGLSGGQRQRIAIARALVTNPKILIFDEATSALDAESESIIHGNMHKICKDRTVFIIAHRLSAVRIAQRIITVEKGLIVEEGSHDELLQQDGRYASLWRHQTGHLHVAA
- a CDS encoding HlyD family type I secretion periplasmic adaptor subunit, translating into MSLLNRWFPRLQHYRDIARAALDAEKAQGNPLQRQRDEVEFLPAALEVLETPVSPVGRGLMWALMLLFAIALVWSTVGKLDVVAVAEGKVVPNGKSKTIQPLEAGIVKAILVDNGQHVTQGQALIELDPTEATADVGKSRTARVDAMLTINRAQALLDAQTVNRTPTVQPVPDATEDRQRDTQRFAEGAFYEHRSKLTSLRSELQKRVQELQTTQHKISSLQQTLPMTRAEEEDYQTLLQQSYVPRHAYLEKVQARIQQEQELAGQQSYAKELQATIQEQRDDIDTAIAQFRREQLDALNQAQQQLTQDQGDETKSRQRQSQTHLTAPVGGTVQELAVHTIGGVVTPAQALLVIVPDDAGLEVEAQILNRDIGFVRPGQDAEIKLDAFPYTHYGTIAGKVMSISQDAVKDDKLGLIYPARIQLSTHVVMADGKNSTGAGDVEFGGDQDRAAADY